The sequence below is a genomic window from Thermococcus sp..
CATGCTCAAGGCGGTTGAACTTGGCCTTGGCACAGTTTACGTCGGAGTAACGAACTTTGAGGGGATAGAGGAGAGGGTAAGGGAACTGGCTGGATTAGATGAGAACTACTACCTCGTCGGTGTCATTCCCGTTGGTTATCCAAAGAACGAACCAAAACCGAAGAAAAGAAAGAAGAGCGTTGAAGATGTAACGAGATTCATCTAAACTTTTTTATTTTAATCACCCAAGCAAAGACGATAGCCATGATAGAGTTCGTAATCCTGCTCGGCGTCATCGGTGGATGGCTCGTCATGACCTCGACACTCTTCCTCATGCTAGCCTTTGGCAAAATGTGGGGGTTAGTGGGCGTTCTGTTCCTTGTAAGTTTCATAGTAATGAACCAGAACTGGAAGGTCCGCTACATGAGAACAATTGTTGACGCCACGCCGAGGGCAAAGGAACTTGCCAGGCATATCTTTGAGATGAACGAGCTCATTTTGCTTTCGTCATACCTCATGTCCCTTGTCCTCTACACGGTCATTCAGAAGTACGTCGAGATAGTCGTCAAGTTTCCCCATCCACTCGGATCGGTGGGTTGAGCCATGAACGTTGTTATCGTTAGATACGGTGAGATAGGAACGAAGTCAAGGCAGACGAGGAGATGGTTTGAGAACATCCTCATGAACAACATACGCGAAGCTTTGGTAAGCGAGGGGATTGAATTCAAAAAAGTCGAGGCCAAGCACGGTCGCGTTTTAGTAAGGACGAACAGGGCCAGGGAGGCTGTTGAGGTTCTCACCCGCGTTTTCGGAATAGTTTCCCTCTCCCCTGCCATGGAAGTTGAGGCAAACCTAGAAAAAATCAACAAGACGGCCCTAAAGCTCTTCAGGAAGAAGAAGCGTGAGCTGAACCTTGAGAGACCCCGCTTCAGGGTAACGGCTAGGAGAATTACCAAGGAGTTTCCGCTAAAAAGTCCGGAGATTCAGGCAAAGGTCGGGGAGTACATTATTGAAAACGAGGAGAGCGAGGTTAATCTTCATAACTACGACATAGAGGTCGGCGTTGAGCTGATGGAGGGCAAAGCATACGTCTTCGTTGACAAAATCAGGGCATGGGGTGGTCTACCTATAGGGACGCAGGGGAAGGTCGTGGCTTTACTCAGCGGTGGCATAGATTCACCTGTCGCTACTTTCCTCATGATGAAGCGTGGCGTCGAGGTAATTCCTGTCCACATCTACATGGGCGAGAAAACCCTCGAAAAGGTCAGGAAGATATGGAACCAGCTTAAGAAGTATCACTACGGTGGGAAGGCCGAGCTGGTAGTTATAAAGCCACAGGAACGCGAGAAAATCGTTCGGAAGCTTAGGGAGATGAAGAAAGACAAATACACCTGTGTGATGTGTAAGTTCATGATGGTCAAATATGCAGACAAAATAGCCAAAGAGTTCGGGGCAAAGGGCATCGTCATGGGCGATTCCCTCGGGCAGGTTGCATCTCAAACGCTTGAGAACATGTACATCGTCAGTCAGGCGAGCGATTTGCCGATTTACAGGCCCCTCATAGGCATGGACAAGGAGGAGATAGTGGGCATAGCAAAGAGAATAGGCACCTTCGAGCTCTCCACACTGCCAGAAGATGAAATACCCTTCATCCCAAAGCACCCGATAATAAGGGGTTCCTGGGAGGAGTTCCGAAAGATTTATAGAGAAATCTTTGGGGAAGAGCCGAAAAAGAGGGAGTGCTGAAGGAATCATGAACCTGACGCGTCTGGCCTCTTACATAGCACTATCGATGCCCGTTATTTTCCTCATTGGCCTAGCTCTGGTTATCCATTTCAACCCCTGGTTCTCCTTCACTAACAACGCGCTGAGCGACATGGGCTCCCTCAAAAACCCGAACCGCTGGCTCTTCAACGGCTTCCTCATGTTCTTTGCGACGATAGCAATGATACCCTCTCTGGTTGCCTTCAAGAACGGCCTTTCCTACCTCATGCCCCTTGCAATGGTCTTTCTATTCCTCGTTGGCGTCTTTCCTGAAGAGCTTCCTTATCATACCCCATCGGCGGTCCTCTTCTACGTTCTGGCCCTGACGGATATAGCGATAATCGGAATAAAGCTCGGAAGAACCAGTCCACTCAACTACTTCTGGACAGCCGGTTCAATTGTTGTGTTCTCAACGATGCTCTACCTGATTAAAGCCAGAGTGTTTAAGGGATTGGCAATCCCCGAGCTTATAGGGGCGGTCTTCATTCTCGTCTGGTTCGTTTACCTCGGCCTTCTCCTCAGAATAAGGTGAGAGAAAAGAACCAGTGCCTAAGGAAAGGGGAAGAGTAAGGTCAATCCTGGCAACAGCACTCCTTCATACTGGCAGGCAGAATCTCCTTGAAGCCCGTGTATTTCCAGAGGACTTTCGGGAGCTTTACGACGCCTTCCTCTGTCTGGTGGTTCTCGAGGATAGCTACTATTGCCCTTGAGGTGGCTATGGCCGTTGAGTTAAGCGTGTGGACAAAGCGTGGCTTCTCGTGGGTTTTGTCCCTAAAGCGGATGTTCAGCCGTCTCGCCTGCCAGTCGGTACAGTTGCTCGCGGAAACAACCTCGCGGAACTTGCCCTGACCGGCCATCCACGCCTCGATGTCGTACTTTTTAGCTGCCACATAGCCCAAATCGCCGGTGCAGATGTTCACCACGCGGTAGGGAATCTCAAGCTCCTGGAATATCTCCTCGGCGTTGGCTATGATTTTCTCGTGCCAGTCCCAGCTCTCTTCTGGTCTTGAATAGACGAACTGCTCGACCTTGTGGAACTGGTGGACGCGGAAGATTCCCTTCGTGTCCTTTCCCGCTGTTCCAGCTTCCTTTCTGAAGCAGGGTGAAACTCCAACGTAGAGGAGCGGTAAGTCCTTGCCGTCAAGGATTTCGTTGGCGTGCATTCCAGCCAATGGATGTTCAGCCGTCGGGATGAGGTATAGGTCCTCCCCCTCGACTTTGTATATTACGTCCTCGAAGTCCTCAAAGGTAGTAGCACCTTCCTCGACGAAGCGCCTGACCATGTAGGGTGGGATGACCGGTGTGAAGCCCTTCTCGATGAGCTTATCCAGAGCGAAGCGTATCAAAGCCAAATCGAGGATTACAAGCTCGTTGAGGAGGTAGTAGAAGCGCGAACCACTCACCTTCGCGGCCCTCTCTAGGTCAGCCCCCCTTAAAAGCTCAAGCAGGTC
It includes:
- the serS gene encoding serine--tRNA ligase; this translates as MLDIKLIRENPELVKKDLLKRGETEKVKWIDEILDLDRKWRENLKKINALRKERNQLAIQIGKRKKASEPIDDLLARSNEIVKQIGELEKEVEELRKKIDYYLWRLPNITHESVPVGESDEDNVPIRFWGKAKVWEGFLESFKEQSLGKMDYEVLSWRPRLHVDLLELLRGADLERAAKVSGSRFYYLLNELVILDLALIRFALDKLIEKGFTPVIPPYMVRRFVEEGATTFEDFEDVIYKVEGEDLYLIPTAEHPLAGMHANEILDGKDLPLLYVGVSPCFRKEAGTAGKDTKGIFRVHQFHKVEQFVYSRPEESWDWHEKIIANAEEIFQELEIPYRVVNICTGDLGYVAAKKYDIEAWMAGQGKFREVVSASNCTDWQARRLNIRFRDKTHEKPRFVHTLNSTAIATSRAIVAILENHQTEEGVVKLPKVLWKYTGFKEILPASMKECCCQD
- the thiI gene encoding tRNA uracil 4-sulfurtransferase ThiI; amino-acid sequence: MNVVIVRYGEIGTKSRQTRRWFENILMNNIREALVSEGIEFKKVEAKHGRVLVRTNRAREAVEVLTRVFGIVSLSPAMEVEANLEKINKTALKLFRKKKRELNLERPRFRVTARRITKEFPLKSPEIQAKVGEYIIENEESEVNLHNYDIEVGVELMEGKAYVFVDKIRAWGGLPIGTQGKVVALLSGGIDSPVATFLMMKRGVEVIPVHIYMGEKTLEKVRKIWNQLKKYHYGGKAELVVIKPQEREKIVRKLREMKKDKYTCVMCKFMMVKYADKIAKEFGAKGIVMGDSLGQVASQTLENMYIVSQASDLPIYRPLIGMDKEEIVGIAKRIGTFELSTLPEDEIPFIPKHPIIRGSWEEFRKIYREIFGEEPKKREC
- a CDS encoding DUF998 domain-containing protein, yielding MNLTRLASYIALSMPVIFLIGLALVIHFNPWFSFTNNALSDMGSLKNPNRWLFNGFLMFFATIAMIPSLVAFKNGLSYLMPLAMVFLFLVGVFPEELPYHTPSAVLFYVLALTDIAIIGIKLGRTSPLNYFWTAGSIVVFSTMLYLIKARVFKGLAIPELIGAVFILVWFVYLGLLLRIR